In Enoplosus armatus isolate fEnoArm2 chromosome 2, fEnoArm2.hap1, whole genome shotgun sequence, one DNA window encodes the following:
- the LOC139291143 gene encoding small integral membrane protein 28, translated as MRMLLESSWMRFGPAGRGSYDWVTGSPSTQEKQGFNWNELDLGEDRKTELVVYIVLPVVSVLLLALLVGLVYRRCSRSKLSLANIIALDLQDAESSAEFLSSLTRNAERHTSTSSDGSDGVFVMVYLPPPYEETLTKITRAASLSSSKDVESIKIEDLEAKLCPELKSSGRYV; from the exons ATGCGAATGCTTCTGGAGAGCAGCTGGATGAGGTTTGGACCAGCAGGCAGAGGGTCGTACGACTGGGTGACAGGATCACCTTCAACACAGGAGAAGCAG GGCTTCAATTGGAATGAGTTGGACCtgggagaggacagaaagacgGAGCTGGTGGTCTACATTGTCCTCCCGGTCGTCTCCGTCCTTCTGCTGGCTCTCCTGGTGGGTCTGGTCTACCGCCGGTGTTCCCGCAGCAAACTGAGCCTGGCCAACATCATCGCTCTGGACCTCCAGGACGCAGAGAGCAGCGCCGagttcctctcctccctgacCAGGAACGCAGAGCGCCACACCAGCACCAGCTCCGATGGATCGGACGGAGTCTTCGTCATGGTCTACCTGCCTCCGCCCTACGAGGAAACGCTCACCAAGATCACCCGGGCCGCCAGCCTCTCCAGCTCCAAAGACGTGGAGTCGATAAAGATAGAAGACCTGGAAGCCAAGCTGTGTCCAGAGCTCAAGTCCAGCGGTCGATATGTGTAA